The Chionomys nivalis chromosome 1, mChiNiv1.1, whole genome shotgun sequence sequence TCCTATCATGCCAATGGGTAGCATATGCAATCTCAGTCTCCTCTTCCCGGGGGTGATCAGCTCTAATTGCAGAGTTCTCCCTTTCTATGATTGCTTGGGTCATTGGTAATATAAAGATAGAAGTGGGCACGGTCAGTCACAGAGGAAAGACATCTCTGAGTGAGAGctgcctctgtttttttttaacagtcaTGAATAAGTGATGAGTAAAATAACAGGAGGTCAAGAAGACAAGCTCTGTGAGCACTAGGTCCTAAGTTCAAATCCTGGCCCCTCTGCTCCACATTTGTCCTTCCCTGGGAGAGATGAGTTCTCTGTGGGAATCTCCCTTCTCCTATAGATAACTGGGAGCACAGCAGCTCCTTTCCACAGCCAGGGAAAGATTCAAGAACCACAGGAGGGTGCTGAGCCTAGTGACAGATGCACAAGGGTGCacaagacagacacagaagacagATGTGCTTATGGGAATCCATTGTGTTTAATACATTATAGTTACATTAATTATTACAGTTACAACAGTCAATGATAGAAGAATTCACAATCCAGATCTACAAGCAGATGTGAGCCCAGCGTGATGCAGATCAAAGGATCCATGACCAAGTAGTAAGCTGGGTTTATTATAGTCGCTTAAATAGAGTGACTCGATCTGTTTTGGGAAGAAAATGTACACAAAAACTGTAAGGAGGACATGATATTGAATCTGTGTCTTAAAGGGAAACATATATTTGCCAAATTGACAAGTGGAACTTGGGCAACTAACTCATGCAGACTGCAGAGAAAGGGTACCAATAAGGCAACTGTATTCTTTTAGGTCAGCGATTTTTAACAAGGAGAAATGTTTCTATACGGAGTCATTCATGCtttctgaaatgttttccttgtcACATTTGGTCAGCAGCTCCTGCTGTCTACACAGTAGAGACCAGGGATGTTATTAATCACCACAAAAGGCACAAGAGGGCCCATCACAGAATGAATTATTAGGTTCCAATTTCAATAGTCTTGTGTTAAGAAACCCTGCTCTGTGCACAGAGGAACTGTATGAGTGCTGAGTCCATGTGTCCTGGTGGCATTCATTCAGTTTTATCCTACAGAATGTTATTTCTCAAAACCATTCACCTTCATGATCTCAGAGTGTTGGGGTTGTATGCGGCTCTTGGAACTACCATTTTTGAACTGATGGAAGGTGCTAATCTTGAAAAGCAGGAAATGATTAAATGACATCTAGAATAGAAGCTGGTAACCTGAAAGTTGGTGGTAACTGAGGAACACAGCCACCATGCACTAAAATCGatagtttttctttgatttttcatgATAAACCTTTAAACAATCAGAGACCTTAGCTGATCGAAGAGGGCATTCACCAGTGCCTAGAGAGTCAGCTCGGAAGTTAACTGTTTGCTATACTTCCAGAGCACCCTTGTTTGGTTTCCAAACCCCACATGAGGGCCTCAGAAGCTCTAGGGGATctaacattctcttctggccttctcaggtacCTGGAtgcattttacacacacatgtgcacacacacacacctgtgcacaaacaaacgtgcacacacacagtaaatagcaacaacagcaacaataataatagaaaaatgtaGTCACTTGTACAAAAGTTGTCAAACACAGAAGGATATATATCTCAGGATTCCATTTACATCAAATATGTACAACAGGCAAAACCAAGggaccaggaaacagaaaaatgatcTAATCTTTCAGACTTTGCATTGTCTATTACCAAATATATTATAGTTAAGTGATTCATATTGAAATGTGGAGACCTCATTAAATCATATAACTTTCTGGACAAAAACAGCATTTCCCCCTCTTGTGTATACTTAAATATGCTACATTGCACCTTCTGGGTTGGCaccttttaataaaaatttaagaaacacttattacttttttcttgttttggattttcaagccaggctttctttttgtagctttggatcctgtcctggaactcaatatgtagactatactagcctcaaactcacagaaatccccctgcctctgccgcccaattgttgagattaaaggtgtgtgccaccatggacTTAAAACTTACTATTTCTTACAACAACTTTTGTGATATtgagagaaatacagagaaaaacagtGTGAATAAATTTACTGAAGTTCACCATAGGCAGAGTAGGGATTGAAACAGGTTCTGCTACTGTACATTGTTACATATTGGAGCTGACTACCTCAGAGCTTGCAATCCAAGAGGAGTCAGTAGACTGATGTACATTAAGTTGAAATTGAACCTTGCCAGGGCTTATAGTCATGATTTGGTATACACTGGGGCACCTGAAACTGGGATATAACCAGGATTTCGCACAGGAAAGTGCAAGTGCAGGACAGCAATGGTTGGAAGCTCCAGTAAAGGAACAATTTCACTGGGGATGCAAAGCAAAGGAAGACCTGAGATATACATCTAAGAGGTCAGTACAAGTGTGGGATTGATCTTGGATCTACCCTTTTAGCAGCTTCATTTTGACAATTCCCCCAATATTTCTACATTACAATAATCTCAGCAAGCATGCGAAAGACACtcaaaatggaagagaaaataatatcACCTCTATTAATATGATGACTGAATTAATTTTTAGGCTATAATAGTAGGAGCAAGATTAATATATTTGCAATCTTCTCACAGAATCAACCTCTTTGGTGTGGAAACTGATAATTTTTCTCCATCTAGTAGATGACCTCTGCCTACCTCACCTCAGACATGGCCTCCATGCAGGAAGTCAATCACTCAGGAGTGTCAGAGTTCATCCTCATTGGCTTCTCTACCTTCCCTCACCTTCAGCTGAtgttcttcctgctcttcctcttcATGTACCTCTTCACGCTGCTGGGCAACCTGCTCATCATGGCCACCATCTGGAGTGAACACAGCCTCCACACGCCCATGTACCTCTTCCTGTGTGCACTCTCCATCTCTGAGATTTTCTACACCTTTGCCATCATCCCACGCATGCTGGCCGACCTGCTCTCCACGCTTCACTCCATCGCCTTCCTGGCCTGTGCCAGCCAGATGTTCTTCTCCTTCACATTCGGCTTCAcccactctttcctcctcactGTCATGggctatgaccgctatgtggctatCTGTCACCCACTGCGCTACAATGTGCTCATGAGCCCTGGTGGCTGTGCCTGCTTGATTGTCTGGTCCTGGGTTGGTGGTTCATTAATGGGGACACTGGTGACAACAGCTATTTTCAGTCTTACTTTCTGTGGACCCAATGAGATCCACCATTTTGCTTGTCATGTTCCCCCTCTATTGAAGTTGGCATGTGGAGAGAATGTACTGGTAGTAGCCAGAGGTGTAGGGATGGTGTGCATCACAGCCCTCCTGGGATgctttctcctcatcctcctctcctaTACCTTCATTGTGGCAGCCATCTTGAAGATACCATCAGCTGAGGGTCGGCAAAAGGCCTTCTCCACCTGTGCATCCCACCTCACGGTAGTGATTGTGCACTATGGCTTTGCCTCTGTCATCTACCTCAAGCCCAAGGGTCCCAAGTCTCTGGAAGGAGACACTCTGATGGGTATCACCTACACGGTCCTCACCCCCTTCCTCAGCCCCATCATCTTCAGTCTCAGGAACAAAGAGCTGAAGAATGCCATGAAGAAAGCTTTCCTAAGCAAACTCTACCCAGAGAAAATTTAATAACCTATAAGAAAATTCTTGTAGATTGGTACACCAAATTTTACTGTTTGTGAAAATTCTCTATCGTTATGTGTTTACTTATGATACTTTCATGTCAATGAAACATTTGTAGTCATATGTAAGTGTACATGAAAGGGTTAACATCTGGGATTTATTTGGGGATGGAAATAACTATGAGAATAAAGAGAAAGTTGTAACCTTTCTGACCAGCTACAGGACACATTATTAGCACTCAATTTGTTTTGAGTATTTCTCTGGTGGACTAATACAAGCCTCACAATACTGAACAAACAAGAATTGCCTTATGTATTTATTGTGAGATATTTACTGCCCTCTGTATCCCAAACTCCAGTCTTCTACAATCCCCAACAACACACATCCACAATGCAACAAGAAATGGAAGACTTAATGACATACTTTTTGTCTGGTTGTGCTAGAGAGACATAATCTTTAAGTTTACTAAAGACAAgatgacagtggtggtgcacaccttgactCTTAGCCTTCTGCAGACAGAAGCAGGCGATGCTctgagttcaaagttagcctcatctacagagtgagaatTTCCATGGTagataaggatgttgaacatttccttaagaatctttcggtcatttgagattcttctattgagaattctctgtttagaggTATCTTGATTGATGGAGCCATTATAGGGATAGCAGAAAACTTGCTCTAGAGAAATTTCCTGGAAtacacaaggatgatcccagctaagaccctaaacaatagagaaggggctttccctgtagtcagaatgatgaatatcttaaatatcaccatagaaccttcatccagcaactgatggaaacagaggcagaatcccacactggagcacttgactgagctcccaaagtcaagttgaagagtgggaggaatgagaatatgagcaaagtgttCAAGACTGATGGAttgacccacagaaacagcttacctgagctaatgggagctcaccaactccagctggactggcaaGGAACAAGCATatgaccaaactagttcctctcaATGTGGTTGgaagttgcatggctggggcagactgagaggccactggcagtggcactgtgATTTGTCTCAACtgttgtactggctttttgggatccagttctctttgctcagcctagatataatagggagggtcttgaaccttccccaaagcaatgtgccttaccctctctgagaattggatgggggtgggttgggaaggtatgtggagggaatgagaggagagtAGGAAGTGGATACTtggattagtattttttttaaaaaaatctaataaattaaaaataaataaagtggaacaCAGACAAGCATGGCAATAGCTCTATCATGTAACTCATTCGAATCCCTCCCTAGGTGTCCCATTAGATATAACTTTATACATTATCTACAGAGGGATAAACCCTGAATTCTTAACCTCCCCAACCTGTTTTTGACATCTTTTCTTGAATGTGGAGTAGGCATCTTGAACCTAATGACTAACtctcagatattttgttttttatttttatgttttcatgagTGAGGCATACTAGCACATCTTCATATTTTTGTAttaatgcatttgtgtgtgtgtgtgtgtgtgtgtgtgtgtgagagagagagagagagagagagagagagagagagagagagagtgtatagGTGTGATGTGGATGTTGAGAATCATTCTCAATCACTCTTCCAACCTATTTATTGAGGACAAAAAAACACATTCAAATCTAGAGCTCTCTGATAGGGTTAGTCTCACCGGTCATCTTGTCATCTTGTTTTGGGGATCACTTGTCTTAATCTTCTAGTGCTAGTATTAATTTAGGCTACCACTCTCACCAAAATTTTATGTGAATTTCAGAGGTCCAAGCTGCAGTCCTCATCCTTTTATGACTAATTCTTTAAAGCTGCTGAGCTGTGTCCTTAGACCCTCTAATATTATGATTGTCTCTACCACCCCCTCACATCAGAGAAAACATAAATCCAACTCCATTTTTTGGAACATTATGACTCCTTCCCTTTACCTTACATCCCACCCTCTTGCAAATCAAGATCAGATCTTGTTTTAAAGTGTGTACATCTGGCTCAGTTTGCTACTTAAAACAACTCTTTTGACTCTTCCCTAGTCACACTCCTGTCATGTACTCTTTCTCTTGGTGTTTACTCTCATCAATGTTCATATTATCATGCAGCTTCTCTGTGTTTGCTAGTTTTATTCTACTTCTAACCAATGGATTATAGAGGAGTACAGGGGTTTATCTGATCCATTGTTAAATGGTAGCATATGATAGACTCCCaattatttgttgaataaattgaTTTAGAATGCTGAGAAGTAAATCTAACCAGGTGAAACAAATTTGTCACTTCAGTTGTTAAGATTGTGCAGTCAATGTGTAGAGATGAACTTTTTCATCCTTTGTATAAGCCTGCCCTATAAGAAGTACCTGCCTTCGAAGACAAAGAACAAAGATCAAAAATACAAGATCAAACGGAAGCTATTTCTGTGAACATCATTGCATGGTGCTTAGCACACACATTCAATAAAATAACACCTATGATTCAGTCATACTAGAAGTTGGACTTGAATTTTTCATCAGACTGATATGAGACAAAGAATTGTCCTCTTGAAGGCCAACAACGTTATTGCATATGTCTTGGCACGTAGTGTGGGAGATTCTACAGGACACTGGACCAAAGCCTGTGGTCGACAAGGAAGAAGAACAGGGAGACATATTAATAGTGCTCCAATTGAAAGTCACAGTCTCTTCTTCCAGAATACCTTTTGCCAGGAACTGACTACTCTCTGTGGTGCATCACTTCCAAGAATGGTCCCCATTACTTATCGGATGGCAGCGCTTCACAGAAGTAACAAGCAACAAGCTTTCAAAGAGAAACGATGACCTGTGGGGACGATTGTGCACtgtttttaaatgacagaaagaaaatttttCCTTGGGTAAACTGTTCTTTATTAGACTTTGTTTCCTAGCACTGAAATAGTTGTAATTACGATGATTAGGAGGGCTGCTAGAATTAAAGAGCACATCTGATGTAGGACAACTGACAGTTTCCAGCCAAAGAGAGCACGCCTGAAGTAGCCAGCAAGGAGGCTCAGTGGgtagacacttgccaccaagcctgatgacttgaggcTGATTCCTGGGATCTGCATGGTAGAAGGATGGAACCAACATGCACAAGATGTCAAGACTTCCATATGTGATATACGTATATGTGCAATTGTGCACATCTGTAAAAAATgcaataaatgaacagaaattgttttttaaaataaaatagttaagaAGTACcagctttaaaaatcatttgtgaACTCCATGTTTCAATATCCATGTTCAATTAAGGGGTCCAAGAGAGAGGCCATTGTGTCTGAGATGTTCACCTGAGGCTCAGTAGTCAcacagagaagtgtgtgtgtatctctaaCCAAGACAATAACTAGGAATCAAGGAGATATAACCAGGTGATAAGCATGTGGTTCATAGATACATAGGTCAATGGATATTATTATTTGATATTATATTGGGTCATGTGAACATGGAAGCTTTGAAATACCATAAACATAAAAGGGCATATCAAGGCTGAATCCCAAGAAGTCACTGGTACAGTTAAGGTGTTCAAGAACCTAATGGTACAGATTCCAAATTGGATCTGGTAGTGCTGAGTGCAGAACAATGCCCCACCTCAtgcagggaagcagaggaaaaatGAATATAATGGCTCTTTTAAATTTCAGTCAGCTTCTCAACAGATTAGACTGTACCCATCTACAACACCCTGGGGAGTGTCATCTGTTTTATAGTTTGTACTATCTACAATTCGTATTAGTTACATTTCTCAATGCTATAATGAAATAActgaccaaaaaagaaaagaattaaagaaggtttattctggcttataaaatataataaggaaTACATTCCATCCTGATGAGGGAGCTTCTGTTGGGGAAGGCATGCTGACTGGATTCTGGGCAGCCACATTGTATTTGAAATCAGAAAgcagagtgaacaggaagtggagCTAGGCTATAAACCTCAAGGCCTACTGCCAAGTGacccatttcctccaacaagattcTACCTACTAAAAATTCTACAACTTTACAAAA is a genomic window containing:
- the LOC130883920 gene encoding olfactory receptor 10H1, which gives rise to MASMQEVNHSGVSEFILIGFSTFPHLQLMFFLLFLFMYLFTLLGNLLIMATIWSEHSLHTPMYLFLCALSISEIFYTFAIIPRMLADLLSTLHSIAFLACASQMFFSFTFGFTHSFLLTVMGYDRYVAICHPLRYNVLMSPGGCACLIVWSWVGGSLMGTLVTTAIFSLTFCGPNEIHHFACHVPPLLKLACGENVLVVARGVGMVCITALLGCFLLILLSYTFIVAAILKIPSAEGRQKAFSTCASHLTVVIVHYGFASVIYLKPKGPKSLEGDTLMGITYTVLTPFLSPIIFSLRNKELKNAMKKAFLSKLYPEKI